Proteins from a genomic interval of Phlebotomus papatasi isolate M1 chromosome 3, Ppap_2.1, whole genome shotgun sequence:
- the LOC129805237 gene encoding uncharacterized protein LOC129805237 translates to MPRKSQRATKGRPPTRYGFDEEDNDLELTLTQAKIERTRKEMEFLSLREKELELRQSMMKSKRMNSPTILGDVQGDIPRTSTPFSSNSRKKVELFNPLVTRGNVVSDDEEAPVNLDVIVDRFAEFQKKLIDDAAPKKEVLTMTNDQFHSAIQEAVKAKEREIDTKLTGSKVKQNATNDVDKHSKTSSDVLEVMERFLVRQSFGTDVQKFDGSVKEWPLFRAWYENTTQTCGYTDVERLNLLQRCLTGEAKETVRFLLYSASNVNKALSSLEERYGQPEHLIRTMIAQVKAYPPVRVDKPESLVEFSTMMVNMVAAIEEFNRMCYIDNPQLLDELVLKLPMSMQISWSEFQVTKSYVTVKTLCDWIAVKARAANYRVQVRDSAKIEQKPVKGKTVATVNELTELRAEMAACSFCKGKHAPQNCETFKKLKISDRWKIVREKGVCFRCLKPNHSLSTCSDNGKCPKPGCGQKHHNLLHRDDKQQMFSLAQREDEEKLDASDFPTETDQDSDQEDEISPQRGIVMTGATVAHANTSNKILMKILPVYVTGPKGTLKVYAFLDEGSMLTMMKASLAEKLGLSGPKCPLTWQGAGPTACTDLTSTVVNCRIRGTHPKAKEYLMQKVRTVCDLSLPRQTVDMEALSRDWKHMADGHSESMVDAEPDLLIGLDNTPLIAG, encoded by the exons ATGCCTCGCAAGAGCCAAAGGGCAACAAAAGGTCGACCTCCAACTCGTTATGGCTTTGATGAGGAGGATAACGACCTTGAACTGACTCTCACTCAGGCTAAGATTGAGAGAACTCGTAAGGAAATGGAGTTTTTGTCATTGCGGGAAAAGGAACTTGAGTTGCGCCAAAGTATGATGAAATCTAAGCGGATGAATTCACCAACAATTCTGGGGGATGTCCAGGGGGATATTCCAAGGACCTCAACACCTTTTTCATCGAATTCACGCAAGAAAGTTGAACTTTTCAACCCTCTGGTTACGAGGGGAAATGTCGTGTCTGATGATGAAGAGGCACCAGTGAATCTGGACGTGATCGTTGACAGGTTTGCAGAGTTCCAGAAGAAACTGATTGACGACGCAGCCCCGAAGAAGGAAGTTCTCACAATGACAAATGATCAGTTCCATTCGGCAATTCAGGAAGCTGTGAAGGCTAAAGAAAGAGAAATTGACACCAAACTTACTGGCTCCAAAGTGAAGCAAAATGCCACTAATGATGTGGACAAACACTCAAAAACGTCATCGGATGTTTTGGAGGTTATGGAGCGTTTTCTTGTACGCCAATCTTTTGGAACAGATGTACAAAAGTTTGATGGGAGTGTGAAGGAATGGCCGTTGTTCCGTGCTTGGTACGAGAACACTACCCAGACGTGTGGATATACGGATGTTGAGAGACTCAACCTGCTTCAGAGGTGTCTCACTGGAGAAGCCAAAGAAACAGTCAGATTTCTTCTCTACTCAGCATCGAATGTGAACAAGGCTTTGTCGTCACTGGAAGAGCGATATGGACAACCTGAACATCTGATTCGCACCATGATTGCACAGGTGAAGGCTTACCCACCTGTAAGAGTAGACAAGCCGGAGAGCTTGGTTGAATTTTCCACTATGATGGTGAACATGGTAGCAGCGATTGAGGAATTCAACCGAATGTGCTACATTGATAATCCCCAGCTGCTGGATGAGCTTGTGCTAAAGCTCCCGATGTCAATGCAGATTTCTTGGTCAGAATTCCAGGTGACCAAGAGCTACGTGACAGTGAAAACCTTGTGTGACTGGATTGCGGTAAAGGCCAGGGCGGCGAATTATCGTGTACAGGTTAGGGACTCAGCGAAAATTGAGCAGAAACCTGTCAAAGGCAAAACCGTGGCAACTGTCAATGAATTGACCGAGCTGAGAGCCGAAATGGCGGCATGCAGCTTTTGCAAGGGAAAACATGCCCCACAAAATTGTgagacttttaagaagctcaaaATAAGCGACAGATGGAAGATTGTGAGAGAAAAGGGAGTTTGTTTCAGATGCTTGAAGCCAAATCATTCTCTCTCAACTTGCAGTGATAACGGAAAATGTCCAAAACCTGGTTGTGGTCAGAAACACCACAATCTTCTCCACAGAGATGACAAGCAGCAAATGTTCTCTCTAGCTCAGAGAGAAGATGAGGAGAAGCTAGATGCTTCAGATTTCCCTACTGAGACTGATCAGGACTCGGATCAGGAAGATGAAATTTCCCCACAGAGGGGAATTGTGATGACTGGAGCCACAGTGGCTCATGCCAATACGAGTAATAAGATTCTCATGAAGATACTTCCGGTGTATGTTACTGGACCGAAAGGTACCTTGAAGGTCTACGCCTTTTTGGATGAGGGCTCCATGCTGACAATGATGAAGGCATCTCTAGCAGAGAAATTGGGGCTTAGTGGACCAAAGTGCCCTCTGACGTGGCAAGGAGCTGGACCGACAGCATGTACTGATCTGACATCGACTGTTGTCAACTGTAGAATCAGAGGTACTCATCCCAAAGCCAAGGAGTATTTAATGCAGAAAGTTAGGACTGTCTGTGATTTAAGTCTCCCTAGGCAGACAGTGGATATGGAAGCACTGTCACGGGACTGGAAACATATGGCCGATGGTCATTCTGAATCCATGGTGGATGCAGAGCCCGATCTGCTGATAGGGCTGGACAACACTCCCTTGATT GCTGGGTAG
- the LOC129805241 gene encoding bridge-like lipid transfer protein family member 1 — translation MFYKLEEFFSQQFKSSKRVFSSLEPRFSTAGRTSSLKRRQMQFRKRTISVTDSGIGTQREHSAQEARHHRHWQKPLKQVLGFCLSSMSGEAVPISGTVLGGTMELHGNNISLACFHGINFKSKSWALFSLRDPCINFATEAQQIENTCWKRER, via the coding sequence ATGTTCTACAAACTTGAGGAGTTTTTCTCACAGCAATTCAAATCCTCAAAGAGGGTATTTTCATCATTGGAGCCAAGATTTTCCACTGCAGGCAGGACAAGTAGCCTTAAGAGGCGTCAGATGCAATTTAGAAAACGAACAATCTCTGTGACAGACAGTGGAATTGGTACACAAAGAGAGCATAGTGCCCAAGAAGCTAGGCATCATCGACACTGGCAGAAGCCACTAAAGCAAGTCCTGGGATTTTGCTTGTCCTCAATGAGTGGAGAGGCCGTGCCAATTTCTGGAACAGTTCTTGGTGGCACAATGGAATTGCATGGAAATAATATCTCATTAGCTTGTTTCCATGGAATTAACTTTAAATCCAAATCCTGGGCTTTGTTTAGTCTTCGTGATCCATGTATTAATTTTGCAACTGAGGCTCAACAGATTGAGAATACTTGTTGGAAACGCGAGCGCTAA
- the LOC129807544 gene encoding zinc finger protein 271-like isoform X1, protein MNTVALTKLKEQQNLSLESLSEICRLCLRSDSVRFDIFNNEEDYKVPLSQRICEFYRIKVSKNDRLPTKICHHCLFQTEVHTEFREGVMQNEKRLRQFTATVWPETITEDNTQTGETMDSDLTANDIMGDDEEVMDEEREAQMRREIYVQDMKGLECYPGENSLVTVVDPNKDYSSSDEGSEIEEQEQDPEPEIDQESTEMGANVPIVSEALKNIFMCKYCDTAFKSEELCGEHESKSHRPDAPYGCNFCNFSCTFRTSLILHIRDSHRTEKPYICNTCNKGFGRRSDLKKHTIVHTGVRPFACYVCKKNFSRNTNLTKHLRIHSGLKPYVCSRCPRSFTTHTDLIRHQQVHSGVRPFRCSRCPATFTRRDKMIHHERVHLRKIGQIPHTTGDSGLDPESMVIALDPFANINHQLTVETEPPPLVNDDTLPRFSVPDHIQNLDLMFPETVNDVVSYGDLNGSDKRVFMCSKCPKRFINKSSYREHMNKHTGIRCHVCNICSKAFSRKRELDRHSIVHTGFKPFECNTCHKRFGRKDKLVRHERIHMEGKLFACAVCEAAFTRKDSLILHQKIHGKLTLTEEAQHQGLMSQDMAISQPFDPARMLKQIPEFIPPMRWSQEMEPKECGFFQEIQH, encoded by the exons ATGAATACAGTCGCTTTAACTAAACTAAAGGAGCAACAAAATCTCTCATTAGAATCGTTGTCTGAGATTTGTCGTCTATGCCTTCGCAGCGATAGTGTTCGCTTCGATATATTCAACAATGAGGAGGATTACAAAGTGCCTCTGAGCCAGAGAATTTGTGAGTTTTACAGGATTAAG GTTTCGAAAAATGATCGTTTGCCAACGAAGATATGTCATCACTGCCTGTTTCAGACTGAAGTACACACAGAATTTCGAGAAGGAGTTATGCAAAATGAAAAAAGGTTGAGACAATTTACAGCGACAGTTTGGCCAGAGACAATAACTGAGGACAACACACAAACTGGTGAGACAATGGACAGCGATTTAACTGCAAATGACATAATGGGGGATGATGAGGAGGTTATGGATGAAGAGCGTGAAGCTCAGATGCGACGAGAGATCTATGTGCAGGACATGAAGGGATTGGAATGCTACCCAGGCGAGAATAGTCTCGTAACTGTGGTAGACCCAAACAAAGATTATAGTAGCTCCGACGAGGGCAGCGAAATTGAAGAACAGGAACAAGATCCTGAACCAGAAATTGATCAGGAAAGTACTGAGATGGGTGCTAATGTTCCGATTGTGTCCGAAgcactaaaaaatatatttatgtgtAAGTACTGTGACACAGCATTTAAGTCAGAAGAACTCTGTGGTGAACATGAGTCTAAATCTCATCGGCCAGATGCACCTTATGGCTGCAATTTCTGTAATTTTAGCTGCACTTTCCGTACATCGTTAATCCTTCATATAAGAGATTCGCACCGCACCGAAAAGCCATACATTTGTAATACGTGCAACAAGGGCTTTGGCAGGAGGTCTGATCTCAAGAAACATACTATCGTTCATACGGGGGTTCGTCCTTTTGCATGTTATGTATGTAAAAAGAATTTCTCCCGTAATACCAACCTCACGAAACACTTACGCATCCACAGTGGTTTGAAGCCATATGTTTGCTCTCGTTGTCCTCGATCTTTCACCACTCACACAGATCTCATTCGCCATCAGCAAGTTCATTCAGGAGTACGTCCCTTTCGTTGCTCAAGATGTCCAGCTACATTTACACGGCGCGATAAAATGATTCACCATGAAAGGGTACACCTGCGCAAGATTGGACAGATTCCTCATACTACTGGTGATTCAGGTCTTGATCCAGAGAGTATGGTGATCGCATTGGATCCTTTTGCTAATATAAACCATCAACTTACTGTAGAAACAGAACCTCCACCTCTTGTGAATGACGATACTCTGCCACGTTTTTCAGTGCCGGATCATATACAAAATCTTGATCTCATGTTCCCCGAGACGGTAAATGACGTGGTGTCTTATGGAGATCTCAACGGTTCGGACAAACGTGTGTTTATGTGCTCCAAATGTCCCAAGAGATTCATCAATAAGTCCTCCTATCGTGAGCATATGAATAAGCACACAGGTATCAGATGCCATGTATGCAATATCTGTTCCAAAGCTTTTTCCCGAAAGCGCGAACTTGACCGCCACAGTATTGTACATACGGGCTTTAAGCCATTTGAATGCAACACGTGTCACAAGCGCTTTGGGCGCAAGGATAAACTGGTTCGTCATGAGAGAATTCATATGGAGGGCAAATTATTCGCTTGTGCTGTGTGCGAGGCAGCATTTACTCGCAAGGATTCTCTTATTTTGCATCAAAAGATTCATGGAAAACTCACACTGACTGAAGAAGCTCAGCATCAAGGCTTGATGAGTCAAGATATGGCCATATCACAGCCGTTCGATCCTGCTAGAATGCTAAAACAAATTCCAGAGTTCATCCCGCCTATGCGTTGGAGTCAAGAGATGGAACCCAAAGAATGTGGGTTTTTTCAAGAAATCCAACACTGA
- the LOC129807581 gene encoding protein obstructor-E-like — protein MMQLTITLCCSLFTLQALGQFNQAPRYNAFGAFRQPVQVAQPLPVQRSSSCPESYGRYPIPGQCDAYTECRDGVAEEKLCPDGLLFNDKAGVFTYPCSYPVDVDCPEGRTSLQPAQSTDECPRQFGYFRLGDASHCGQFMNCVNGRGFTFDCPEGLAFNRETYRCDWPDEVPDCDAETFLGFSCPTQPRADGFGSEETRFYPSPHDCQRYFSCINGRPRLHSCGEGNAFNDLTNSCDGIENVTSCHTQSAYREIQPVVIQSTPTPFPQRTNTPFNFNTRNSFRF, from the exons ATGATGCAATTAACAATTACGCTTTGCTGCTCTCTATTTACACTGCAAG CTCTGGGACAATTTAATCAAGCTCCAAGATACAACGCCTTTGGGGCTTTTCGCCAGCCTGTACAGGTTGCACAACCATTGCCTGTGCAGAGATCATCTTCTTGCCCTGAATCCTATGGACGATATCCAATTCCTGGACAGTGTGATGCCTACACAGAGTGTCGTGATGGTGTAGCTGAAGAAAAACTCTGTCCTGATGGTTTGCTTTTTAACGACAAAGCAGGCGTGTTCACGTATCCCTGTTCCTATCCCGTTGATGTAGATTGTCCTGAAGGAAGAACATCCCTGCAACCAGCTCAGTCCACAGATGAGTGTCCCCGTCAATTTGGATATTTCCGCCTCGGTGATGCATCACATTGTGGCCAGTTCATGAATTGTGTAAATGGCAGAGGTTTTACATTTGATTGCCCAGAAGGATTGGCTTTCAATCGTGAGACATATCGCTGTGACTGGCCAGATGAAGTTCCGGACTGTGATGCTGAGACATTTCTTGGTTTCTCCTGTCCTACACAACCCCGTGCTGATGGATTTGGTTCTGAGGAGACACGTTTCTATCCCTCACCCCATGATTGTCAACGATACTTCAGCTGTATCAATGGACGTCCTAGGCTCCATAGCTGTGGCGAGGGAAATGCTTTCAATGATTTGACTAATTCTTGTGATGGAATAGAGAATGTCACCTCTTGCCACACACAATCAGCTTACAGAGAAATCCAACCAGTCGTCATCCAGTCCACTCCAACACCATTCCCTCAGCGTACCAATACaccatttaattttaataccaGGAATTCCTTCCGGTTCTGA
- the LOC129807544 gene encoding zinc finger protein 436-like isoform X2 — MRSHLVSKNDRLPTKICHHCLFQTEVHTEFREGVMQNEKRLRQFTATVWPETITEDNTQTGETMDSDLTANDIMGDDEEVMDEEREAQMRREIYVQDMKGLECYPGENSLVTVVDPNKDYSSSDEGSEIEEQEQDPEPEIDQESTEMGANVPIVSEALKNIFMCKYCDTAFKSEELCGEHESKSHRPDAPYGCNFCNFSCTFRTSLILHIRDSHRTEKPYICNTCNKGFGRRSDLKKHTIVHTGVRPFACYVCKKNFSRNTNLTKHLRIHSGLKPYVCSRCPRSFTTHTDLIRHQQVHSGVRPFRCSRCPATFTRRDKMIHHERVHLRKIGQIPHTTGDSGLDPESMVIALDPFANINHQLTVETEPPPLVNDDTLPRFSVPDHIQNLDLMFPETVNDVVSYGDLNGSDKRVFMCSKCPKRFINKSSYREHMNKHTGIRCHVCNICSKAFSRKRELDRHSIVHTGFKPFECNTCHKRFGRKDKLVRHERIHMEGKLFACAVCEAAFTRKDSLILHQKIHGKLTLTEEAQHQGLMSQDMAISQPFDPARMLKQIPEFIPPMRWSQEMEPKECGFFQEIQH; from the exons ATGAGATCTCATttg GTTTCGAAAAATGATCGTTTGCCAACGAAGATATGTCATCACTGCCTGTTTCAGACTGAAGTACACACAGAATTTCGAGAAGGAGTTATGCAAAATGAAAAAAGGTTGAGACAATTTACAGCGACAGTTTGGCCAGAGACAATAACTGAGGACAACACACAAACTGGTGAGACAATGGACAGCGATTTAACTGCAAATGACATAATGGGGGATGATGAGGAGGTTATGGATGAAGAGCGTGAAGCTCAGATGCGACGAGAGATCTATGTGCAGGACATGAAGGGATTGGAATGCTACCCAGGCGAGAATAGTCTCGTAACTGTGGTAGACCCAAACAAAGATTATAGTAGCTCCGACGAGGGCAGCGAAATTGAAGAACAGGAACAAGATCCTGAACCAGAAATTGATCAGGAAAGTACTGAGATGGGTGCTAATGTTCCGATTGTGTCCGAAgcactaaaaaatatatttatgtgtAAGTACTGTGACACAGCATTTAAGTCAGAAGAACTCTGTGGTGAACATGAGTCTAAATCTCATCGGCCAGATGCACCTTATGGCTGCAATTTCTGTAATTTTAGCTGCACTTTCCGTACATCGTTAATCCTTCATATAAGAGATTCGCACCGCACCGAAAAGCCATACATTTGTAATACGTGCAACAAGGGCTTTGGCAGGAGGTCTGATCTCAAGAAACATACTATCGTTCATACGGGGGTTCGTCCTTTTGCATGTTATGTATGTAAAAAGAATTTCTCCCGTAATACCAACCTCACGAAACACTTACGCATCCACAGTGGTTTGAAGCCATATGTTTGCTCTCGTTGTCCTCGATCTTTCACCACTCACACAGATCTCATTCGCCATCAGCAAGTTCATTCAGGAGTACGTCCCTTTCGTTGCTCAAGATGTCCAGCTACATTTACACGGCGCGATAAAATGATTCACCATGAAAGGGTACACCTGCGCAAGATTGGACAGATTCCTCATACTACTGGTGATTCAGGTCTTGATCCAGAGAGTATGGTGATCGCATTGGATCCTTTTGCTAATATAAACCATCAACTTACTGTAGAAACAGAACCTCCACCTCTTGTGAATGACGATACTCTGCCACGTTTTTCAGTGCCGGATCATATACAAAATCTTGATCTCATGTTCCCCGAGACGGTAAATGACGTGGTGTCTTATGGAGATCTCAACGGTTCGGACAAACGTGTGTTTATGTGCTCCAAATGTCCCAAGAGATTCATCAATAAGTCCTCCTATCGTGAGCATATGAATAAGCACACAGGTATCAGATGCCATGTATGCAATATCTGTTCCAAAGCTTTTTCCCGAAAGCGCGAACTTGACCGCCACAGTATTGTACATACGGGCTTTAAGCCATTTGAATGCAACACGTGTCACAAGCGCTTTGGGCGCAAGGATAAACTGGTTCGTCATGAGAGAATTCATATGGAGGGCAAATTATTCGCTTGTGCTGTGTGCGAGGCAGCATTTACTCGCAAGGATTCTCTTATTTTGCATCAAAAGATTCATGGAAAACTCACACTGACTGAAGAAGCTCAGCATCAAGGCTTGATGAGTCAAGATATGGCCATATCACAGCCGTTCGATCCTGCTAGAATGCTAAAACAAATTCCAGAGTTCATCCCGCCTATGCGTTGGAGTCAAGAGATGGAACCCAAAGAATGTGGGTTTTTTCAAGAAATCCAACACTGA